One genomic window of Planctomycetota bacterium includes the following:
- a CDS encoding efflux RND transporter permease subunit, which translates to MFSQFLRRPALAIVISIIILFLGGLSIKTLPISQFPNVAPPSVVVTLAFPGASANVLVDSVLVILEQAINGVQDMRYMVSAGTSAGEATILIIFEPGSDPNIAVLNVQNRIQTVKQRLPPIVELEGIVVLQQMTSMLMYVNIYSTDPGHNQDFLYNYAFVNVVPEVKRVRGIGSANILGSRAMAMRVWLNLERMRAYRVSSDDVMQAVREQSMIGSPGRLGQATGRTSQTVEYVLTWVGRYNKPEQYENIILKANPDGQILRLKDVAQIEIGPSYYNVYSDMDGHPSAAIVLKQIPGTNAATVIENVKEKLEEIKKEAFPPGMDFAISYDVSTFLDASIEQVLHTLLEAFLLVSLVVYMFLGDVRSTLIPTLAVPVSLIGAFFFMQVLGLSINLITLFALVLAIGVVVDDAIV; encoded by the coding sequence ATGTTCTCGCAATTCCTCCGCCGCCCAGCCCTGGCGATCGTCATTTCGATCATCATTCTGTTCCTGGGCGGGTTGTCGATCAAAACCCTGCCGATCTCGCAATTCCCCAACGTCGCGCCCCCCAGCGTGGTCGTGACCCTCGCCTTTCCGGGCGCCAGCGCCAACGTGTTGGTCGACTCGGTGCTGGTCATTCTCGAGCAGGCGATCAACGGCGTGCAGGACATGCGCTACATGGTCTCGGCCGGGACCAGCGCCGGCGAGGCGACGATCCTGATCATCTTCGAGCCCGGCAGCGACCCGAACATCGCGGTCTTGAATGTGCAAAACCGCATTCAAACCGTCAAACAGCGTTTGCCGCCGATCGTCGAACTGGAAGGCATCGTCGTGCTCCAGCAGATGACGAGCATGTTGATGTACGTCAACATCTACAGCACCGATCCGGGGCACAACCAGGATTTCTTGTACAACTATGCGTTCGTCAACGTGGTGCCCGAGGTCAAGCGGGTTCGCGGCATCGGCAGCGCCAATATCCTGGGCAGCCGCGCGATGGCCATGCGCGTCTGGCTCAATCTGGAGCGCATGCGCGCTTATCGAGTCTCGTCCGACGACGTCATGCAGGCGGTAAGAGAACAAAGTATGATCGGTTCGCCCGGCCGCCTGGGCCAGGCGACCGGTAGGACTTCGCAAACCGTGGAGTACGTGCTTACCTGGGTCGGCCGCTACAACAAGCCCGAGCAGTACGAAAACATCATCCTCAAGGCCAACCCCGACGGCCAGATTTTGCGGCTCAAGGATGTGGCCCAAATCGAAATCGGCCCTTCGTACTACAACGTCTATTCGGACATGGACGGCCACCCCTCGGCGGCCATCGTGCTGAAACAAATCCCCGGTACGAATGCCGCCACCGTCATCGAGAACGTCAAAGAGAAGCTCGAGGAGATCAAGAAGGAAGCGTTCCCGCCGGGCATGGACTTCGCGATCAGCTACGATGTCTCGACGTTCTTGGACGCTTCGATCGAGCAGGTGCTGCACACCCTGCTGGAAGCCTTCTTGCTGGTCTCCCTCGTGGTATACATGTTCCTCGGGGATGTCCGCTCCACGCTGATTCCGACGCTGGCGGTGCCCGTCTCGTTGATTGGCGCCTTCTTTTTCATGCAAGTGTTGGGGCTGTCGATCAATCTGATCACGCTCTTCGCCTTGGTGCTGGCGATCGGGGTCGTGGTGGACGACGCCATCGTGG
- a CDS encoding efflux RND transporter periplasmic adaptor subunit, with translation MKVSSLLAVNLALVSLCLSACNSHHEEHHEEAHKITATNPQSKAITLIQQYVCQIHSQRHIKVRALEMGYLEAITIKEGQQVNAGDLLFRVIPILYQKKADAEVAEANLARLEYNYTKSLFEKKVVSENEVNLIGAKLAKAEAKADLAKAELNFATVKAPFEGIVDRLQHQQGSLVQEGEILTTLSDNSLMWVYFNVPEARYLEYMAEMNQHKHELKVELVLANGKKFDQIGKIGAIEADFNNENGNIPFRADFPNPDRLLRHGQTGTILISRVQNDAILIPQRATFEVLQKRYVYVIDEDNIAHQQEIEVQNELDDLFVLKQGVGTGDKIVLEGIRQVRDGDKVKYEDREIEQVVSNLKYHAE, from the coding sequence ATGAAAGTCTCGTCCCTTCTCGCCGTTAACTTGGCGCTGGTTTCCCTCTGTCTGTCGGCGTGCAACTCGCATCACGAGGAACACCACGAGGAAGCCCACAAGATCACGGCCACCAACCCGCAGTCAAAGGCGATCACGCTGATCCAGCAGTACGTCTGCCAGATTCATTCGCAGCGGCACATCAAGGTCCGCGCCTTGGAGATGGGGTACCTCGAGGCGATCACCATCAAGGAAGGCCAGCAAGTGAATGCTGGTGATTTGCTGTTCCGCGTGATCCCCATCCTCTACCAGAAGAAGGCGGATGCCGAGGTGGCCGAGGCCAACCTGGCTCGCTTGGAATACAACTACACCAAGAGCCTGTTTGAAAAGAAGGTCGTGTCGGAGAACGAAGTGAACCTGATTGGGGCCAAACTGGCCAAGGCCGAGGCCAAGGCCGACCTGGCCAAGGCCGAGTTGAATTTCGCCACGGTCAAGGCGCCCTTCGAAGGCATCGTCGATCGTCTCCAGCATCAACAGGGAAGCCTGGTGCAAGAAGGCGAAATCCTCACGACCTTGTCCGACAATAGCCTGATGTGGGTGTACTTCAATGTCCCCGAAGCCCGCTATCTCGAATACATGGCTGAAATGAACCAGCACAAGCATGAATTGAAAGTTGAGCTCGTCCTGGCCAACGGCAAGAAGTTCGACCAGATCGGCAAGATCGGCGCCATCGAAGCCGACTTCAACAACGAGAACGGCAATATCCCGTTCCGCGCCGATTTTCCGAATCCGGATCGTTTGCTGCGTCACGGCCAGACGGGCACCATCTTGATCAGCCGCGTGCAAAACGACGCGATCCTCATTCCGCAACGAGCCACGTTCGAGGTGCTGCAAAAGCGGTACGTGTACGTCATCGACGAGGACAACATCGCGCACCAGCAAGAGATCGAAGTCCAGAACGAATTGGATGATCTCTTCGTGCTCAAACAGGGCGTCGGCACCGGCGACAAGATCGTGCTCGAAGGCATTCGCCAGGTGCGCGACGGCGACAAGGTGAAATACGAAGATCGTGAAATCGAGCAAGTGGTTTCCAACCTGAAATACCACGCGGAGTAA